A window of Benincasa hispida cultivar B227 chromosome 9, ASM972705v1, whole genome shotgun sequence genomic DNA:
ATAGTGTTAAAAAGTTATTAAATTTGAGTTCTCCGGTAAATGCATTCTCACATTATTAATGCCAAATATCTCGATTTTGCAGTGGTTATATTGCGCCAGAGTATGCAATGCGAGGTTACTTAACTGATAAAGCAGACGTTTACAGTTTTGGCATTGTGGCCTTGGAAATATTTAGTGGAAGGAGCAATACTACTTATCGATCAAAGGATGATTGCTTTTATCTACTTGATTGGGTAACTTGAATTTCATTCTTATGGGAATTGTAgctttctttgtttttattgcattttatcTGGTAATGTCATTTGCAAGGAAATTCAACTTATTACTGGTATTCTTGTAATGTTACTACTTTGGTTAATAAATAGGCATGGAAATTACCTTATTGAAGCTGTGCAATTCTGATATGTTGTTGATATATGCTAATTACTATGGTTTCAGGCACttgaactaaaagaaaaagagagtttAATGGAGCTAGTTGATCCAAGGTTAGGGCCTAATTTCAACCAGAGAGAGGCCATGAACATGATCAATATTGCTCTGCATTGCACCAATGTGGTTCCAGCAGAAAGGCCTAAGATGTCTGTAGTAATGGGGATGTTGGAAGGCAAGATTGTTGTCAAGGAATTGGTTTCACATCCAAATGAGTCAAGAGCAAAGATGGGTGCAATTTTGGAGCAAAGTTTGGAACAAACTAACAATCAGAAAGTTTGGAACAAACTAACAATCAGAACCAGACAGAAGTTGACATCTCAAGTACCAATTATTCTTCAACATCAATGAgtaaaaactagactctcaaaTTACATCTGCAACAGCAACTCAACTTCTCTGGAACGATATGTTGTGATCATTGTTGAAAagtttgtcattattaaactttatttatggcatttagtgtgacttttgggttttgtgacttttagttttttgtaaccaatagtgatttttgagttataggagttatgtgagttatgagcatttgatgacatttatTGCTTTAAATCATTGGCATTCCTATGGTTATGTTTGTAAGCCTATATAAAGGCATGCTTAgttgaatggaaaatatatctctcatttttcatatttgtcctccatttttttttttctaacgtagtggtattagagctagtagaaaatattgagagaaaaatggccAACGGTAGGATAGGTTCACTTCAACTACCAATACTTACCAAGCTTAACTATGACAATTGGAGCATCAAGATAACAGGGTTACTAGGAGCACAAGACATGCAGGAGTTCGTGGAGAACAGTTTCCAAGAGGCAGAAGCTAGAGCCGATCAAGCACAAAGAGATGCGTTAAAGGAGACAAGAAAGAAGGACAAGAAGGCCCTTTATATCTTGTATCAATCGGTGGACGAAGATATTTGAGACCATCGCCAATGCGGAGACGTCAAAGGCGGTATGGGACAAGCTCCAATCAACTCATAGAGGAGCCGATTGTGTGAAAAAGGTACGGTTGCAAATCTTGTGAGTTTGAATCTTTACAAATGAAGGAGATGGAGGTGATAGCGGAATATCACACAAAAGTAATGGCTGTCGTCAACCAATTGAGACGAAATGGTGAAGAAATCACCGATGTTCGTGTCATGGAGAAGGTTCTACGAAGTCTAAATAAAAAGTTCGAGATTATCGCCACAACGATTGAGGAGACACAGGATCTTGAGAACATGACAATTGAACAATTTATAGGCTCGTTACAAGCCtatgaggagaaaaagaaaaggaggatGGAGCAAATAGAGACCGTTGAACAACTTCTCCAATTCAAAATCAAGGAGGAGAATAGTCATGGACGTGGAAGAAGTCGTGGTGGTTGAGGCCATGGTGGAAGAGGTGAAGCCAACACCGATATTTCTCAAAACTCGTCTGAATCCATAAGAGGAAGAGGAGGTCGAGGTCGTGGAAGACGTGGTGGAAGGTTCGGGAGAGATAAATCTCaggtaaaatgttataattgtaaCAAATATGGACATTATGCGAATGAGTGTTACTCATCTCAAACAGAGTCGATTGATTGAAAGCATCAGGACCGATCAATTGCTAGCACATCAAAAGCCCATCAAGGGCAATCCAATTATGCAGAGGAGAATGGAATCTTATTTATGGTTTCAAGGGGAGAAGAAGAGAGTCAAGATAGTATGTGATATCTGACACAGGAGCCTTAAATCACATGTGTGGAAAATGCGAGatgtttgtggagttgaacGAGATGGAGAAAGGTAATATTGCCTTTGGAGATAAATTTTTGGCCGCCATCAAAGGAATAGGTAGAATTCTCATTCGgttaaaaaatggagaaaatcaatatatcacaaatgtttattacattcccaatgtaaaaattaatatattgagTGTAGGACAATTGTTAGAGAAAGGTTTTGaagttcaaatgaaaaacaattgttTGTATTTGAGGGATAATCATGAGAGACTTATTGCTAAAGTCTCTA
This region includes:
- the LOC120084992 gene encoding LOW QUALITY PROTEIN: probable LRR receptor-like serine/threonine-protein kinase At1g53420 (The sequence of the model RefSeq protein was modified relative to this genomic sequence to represent the inferred CDS: deleted 1 base in 1 codon) encodes the protein MDNNNLAQAVFGPEESQLKLDWPTRQKICISIAKGLAYLHEESRLKIVHRDIKANNVLLDKNLNPKISDFGLAKLDEEGNIHISTRIAGTFGYIAPEYAMRGYLTDKADVYSFGIVALEIFSGRSNTTYRSKDDCFYLLDWALELKEKESLMELVDPRLGPNFNQREAMNMINIALHCTNVVPAERPKMSVVMGMLEGKIVVKELVSHPNESRAKMGAILEQSLEQTNNQKVWNKLTIRTRQKLTSQVPIILQHQ